In one Mucilaginibacter ginsenosidivorax genomic region, the following are encoded:
- a CDS encoding pyridoxine 5'-phosphate synthase produces the protein MTRLSVNVNKIATLRNSRGGNNPDLVQVAKDCERFGAQGITVHPRPDERHIRYQDVFDLKAIVTTEFNIEGNCQEQKFIDLVLANKPEQVTLVPDVLGQITSNHGWDTITNYHYLTDMIAVFKEAGIRVSIFVDPVAKMVEGAAKTGTDRIELYTEGYATHYHQGKELAIAPYIEAAKVAHEAGLGINAGHDLDLHNLKYFAENIPALDEVSIGHALICDALYYGLENTIQMYLRQLV, from the coding sequence ATGACCCGTTTATCTGTCAATGTCAATAAAATAGCCACACTGCGTAATTCGCGTGGTGGTAACAACCCCGATTTGGTACAGGTTGCCAAAGATTGCGAACGTTTTGGCGCGCAGGGAATCACCGTACATCCACGTCCCGATGAAAGGCACATCCGCTACCAGGATGTTTTTGACCTGAAAGCAATAGTTACCACCGAGTTTAATATTGAGGGCAATTGCCAGGAACAAAAGTTTATTGACCTGGTATTAGCCAACAAACCAGAGCAGGTTACCCTGGTACCTGATGTATTAGGACAAATAACATCCAACCATGGCTGGGATACCATTACCAACTACCATTACTTAACAGATATGATAGCCGTTTTTAAAGAAGCCGGTATCCGTGTATCTATTTTTGTTGACCCGGTTGCCAAAATGGTTGAAGGAGCCGCCAAAACCGGCACCGACCGTATTGAGCTTTATACCGAAGGCTATGCTACCCATTATCACCAGGGTAAAGAACTGGCTATCGCGCCATATATCGAAGCTGCTAAAGTAGCGCATGAGGCCGGCCTGGGCATTAACGCAGGCCATGACCTTGATTTGCACAACCTGAAATACTTTGCCGAAAACATACCCGCTTTGGATGAAGTGAGCATAGGCCACGCCCTTATTTGTGATGCGTTATATTACGGATTGGAAAATACCATCCAGATGTATTTAAGGCAGTTGGTCTGA
- the murQ gene encoding N-acetylmuramic acid 6-phosphate etherase yields MERTTERESHYKNLELQSVKEILENINREDQTVPLAVAKALPQIEALATITTERMKHGGRLFYIGAGTSGRLGVVDASECPPTFGVPFDMVVGLIAGGDGAIRKAVEFAEDNTELAWHNLLEYNVTEKDVVVGIAASGTTPYVIGGLKAANNHNMVTGCIVCNSGSPVAAVAQYPVEVVTGPEFLTGSTRMKAGTAQKLVLNMLSTSVMIQLGKVKGNKMVDMQLSNDKLIDRGTHMVMDETGLAEAEAATLLKKYGSVRAAVDNYKN; encoded by the coding sequence ATGGAACGTACCACCGAAAGGGAATCGCATTATAAAAACCTGGAGCTGCAATCGGTAAAAGAAATCCTGGAAAACATAAACCGGGAAGACCAGACGGTACCGTTGGCTGTGGCCAAAGCATTACCCCAGATTGAAGCACTTGCCACCATAACTACCGAACGGATGAAGCACGGCGGCCGCCTTTTTTACATTGGCGCCGGTACCAGCGGCCGCCTTGGTGTAGTTGATGCATCAGAGTGCCCGCCAACATTTGGCGTTCCGTTTGATATGGTAGTTGGGTTGATAGCCGGGGGCGACGGTGCAATTAGAAAAGCGGTTGAATTTGCGGAGGACAATACCGAACTTGCCTGGCACAACCTATTGGAGTATAACGTAACCGAAAAAGACGTAGTTGTGGGTATTGCCGCATCGGGCACTACACCCTATGTAATTGGGGGCCTTAAAGCGGCCAACAATCATAATATGGTTACCGGCTGTATAGTTTGCAATAGCGGCAGCCCGGTTGCGGCCGTTGCACAATACCCGGTTGAAGTAGTTACCGGGCCCGAGTTTTTAACCGGATCGACACGGATGAAGGCAGGTACGGCCCAAAAATTGGTTTTAAATATGCTGAGCACCAGTGTAATGATTCAGCTGGGCAAGGTAAAAGGGAATAAAATGGTTGATATGCAGTTAAGTAATGATAAGCTGATTGACCGTGGCACCCACATGGTAATGGACGAAACCGGCCTTGCCGAAGCCGAAGCCGCCACCCTGTTAAAAAAATACGGCAGCGTAAGGGCTGCTGTTGATAATTATAAAAATTGA
- a CDS encoding gliding motility-associated C-terminal domain-containing protein, whose product MRLPKHMGRRALLLLLFLFICFRSVADTFVVTSNADSGPGTLREALTLAAANDSTQTDYINFSLTDISEAGRTLYLKSQLPDISSNLVIDGSTQTGTYFGVSTAKVALFFNPGNNGPLNGLSIINKHNVTILGLYLKYFKSSGPDSAGLNYRTGIYIVNSDNIIFGQALKGNVVIGFSQSLTTSYLPANNANYSSNITIKASFFSIDADGETLPVEQEQALGLAYLTGSIKVGGTEIEGNVLANGVVISQQNSYASYDTITAHFYIRNNKIGVNYSVTKEILTSAGIFASTVDPDGSNYLDIDDNVITGNAIFGDAIYPINMGRQINIRRNYIGTDKTRTRTFKTGGIFLYSCTGQVSIGSSDPADANYITNCVPVIVWPYTNAKINKNSFYCPTYVQPMHYVGYGEFDAPQVNITKILPTVISGTATPNSTIELFYDDKCGTCSPQTYFASTTADAKGNWKYTGPSIHGTIIASATNDKNTSDFTKTTINVDNVKVINACDNTGSIIGAVPQSASEIRWVNENGKTVSTDADLIGVKPGKYKLIVKNGGCGDSTSYFEIQQRFLVDTTKIIKVQPSCNGATGSISSIQFAYNDNQTPIITWTDAANKIWGNNVDVSNLPAGKYTLIIKSFDATCVKKYGPFILKNTTGPTIDDSKPNVTNTNCGQTIGSITNIIVTGGTGTRHFTWKNVQQQEVAYTQDLTGQPAGKYTLQVTDDSQCGPVYSKEIEITEVNGISITESLNATTPASCGKANGAVTGVTATGGTKYEWRDTNGNLAGTSLDLKNVPGGAYQLTVSNAFCQKQSKVYQVTEQSGTVFPSTYTVNHIDACYGKANGALQVNQDALIKAVRWVNAAGVDVAMHHGATDLAAGNYKLYLTDQNGCESYYNTYRVDELPELKVTDNGQTGNEQCGLKSGYVSNVTVAGGLPPYTYTWLNAGSASIGTTSSISNLAAGAYTLNIADSRCGSINVNYQIQNIPQDLAAPSVSDIQVCSPGDAILLVNNAAADVVYRLYDQADSTSPLSEQTGGRFKIVVTANRSFFVSQVNGTCESPKTEVKVSVGLSPLSIANSFTPNGDGHNDYWKINNIESYPSAVVQVFNRNGQKLFESKGYATPFNGTYNGKALPVGTYYYIINLNKNCNLLSGSLTILR is encoded by the coding sequence ATGCGATTACCTAAACACATGGGCAGGCGGGCATTATTACTACTTTTATTTCTGTTTATCTGTTTCAGATCGGTTGCCGACACCTTTGTGGTAACCAGCAATGCCGATAGCGGCCCGGGTACTTTACGCGAGGCATTAACCTTGGCAGCTGCTAATGACAGTACCCAAACCGACTATATTAATTTTAGCTTAACTGATATTAGTGAGGCCGGTAGAACTTTATATCTTAAATCACAGCTTCCGGATATTTCCTCTAACCTGGTTATTGATGGGAGTACACAAACGGGCACTTATTTTGGCGTAAGTACTGCTAAAGTAGCCCTTTTCTTTAATCCGGGTAATAATGGCCCTCTAAACGGTTTAAGCATTATCAACAAACATAACGTCACGATATTAGGACTTTACCTTAAATATTTTAAAAGCAGCGGCCCCGATTCCGCCGGCTTAAATTACCGTACAGGCATTTATATTGTAAATAGTGATAATATTATTTTCGGGCAGGCTTTAAAAGGTAATGTAGTCATTGGGTTTTCGCAATCCCTTACAACCAGTTATTTACCCGCAAACAATGCCAATTATTCCAGCAATATCACCATTAAAGCCAGCTTTTTCAGTATTGATGCAGATGGAGAAACATTGCCTGTTGAACAGGAACAAGCCCTTGGGCTTGCGTACCTGACAGGATCGATAAAAGTTGGCGGGACCGAGATAGAAGGTAATGTATTAGCTAATGGCGTGGTAATTAGCCAGCAAAACAGTTATGCATCGTATGATACCATTACCGCTCATTTTTATATCAGAAATAACAAGATAGGTGTTAATTATAGCGTTACTAAAGAAATACTCACATCAGCAGGAATCTTTGCCTCAACGGTAGATCCTGACGGCTCCAATTACTTAGATATTGACGATAACGTGATTACAGGTAACGCGATCTTTGGCGACGCTATCTATCCCATTAACATGGGGCGCCAGATAAATATCAGGCGAAATTATATAGGAACAGACAAAACACGTACAAGGACTTTTAAAACGGGAGGAATATTTTTATATTCGTGTACAGGTCAGGTTTCTATAGGTAGCAGCGACCCTGCCGATGCTAACTATATAACCAATTGCGTACCGGTAATAGTATGGCCCTACACTAACGCCAAAATAAATAAAAACAGCTTTTACTGCCCAACTTATGTGCAACCTATGCATTACGTTGGCTATGGGGAATTTGATGCCCCCCAGGTAAACATTACCAAAATATTGCCAACCGTAATTAGTGGTACTGCAACACCCAATTCAACCATTGAGCTTTTTTATGATGATAAATGCGGCACCTGTTCGCCGCAAACTTATTTTGCTTCAACCACGGCAGATGCAAAGGGAAACTGGAAATATACGGGGCCTAGTATTCATGGAACCATAATAGCGTCGGCTACGAATGATAAAAACACATCAGATTTTACGAAGACGACTATCAATGTGGACAATGTTAAAGTGATAAATGCATGCGATAATACAGGCTCGATAATAGGCGCTGTACCCCAAAGCGCATCGGAAATAAGGTGGGTAAATGAAAACGGGAAAACGGTTTCAACCGATGCTGATTTAATAGGTGTAAAGCCCGGAAAATATAAGTTAATAGTAAAAAATGGAGGCTGTGGCGATTCGACATCATACTTTGAAATTCAACAGCGTTTTTTGGTTGATACCACTAAAATAATAAAAGTGCAACCTTCTTGTAATGGCGCTACAGGTTCAATTTCAAGCATCCAATTTGCGTATAACGATAATCAGACTCCCATAATAACCTGGACCGATGCAGCCAACAAGATCTGGGGCAACAACGTTGACGTAAGTAATCTGCCGGCGGGAAAATATACTTTGATTATCAAAAGCTTCGATGCAACCTGTGTAAAAAAATATGGCCCATTTATACTTAAAAACACCACCGGCCCTACTATCGACGATTCAAAACCCAACGTCACCAACACCAACTGTGGCCAAACCATAGGCTCCATAACAAACATTATTGTTACCGGCGGTACCGGCACACGGCATTTTACCTGGAAAAACGTCCAACAGCAGGAAGTGGCCTATACACAGGATTTAACCGGCCAGCCAGCAGGCAAATATACACTGCAGGTAACCGACGATAGCCAATGCGGCCCCGTTTACAGTAAAGAAATTGAAATAACAGAAGTTAACGGCATAAGCATTACAGAATCGCTTAATGCCACAACACCTGCCAGTTGCGGTAAAGCAAACGGCGCGGTGACCGGGGTTACCGCAACCGGAGGAACTAAATATGAATGGCGGGACACCAATGGAAACCTGGCAGGTACCAGCCTTGATTTAAAAAATGTGCCGGGTGGTGCTTACCAGTTAACGGTATCCAACGCTTTTTGCCAAAAACAATCAAAGGTTTACCAGGTAACCGAGCAGTCAGGTACCGTATTTCCGTCAACCTATACCGTTAACCATATTGATGCCTGTTACGGAAAAGCTAATGGGGCATTACAGGTAAACCAGGATGCCCTGATAAAGGCTGTTAGATGGGTTAACGCTGCCGGGGTTGACGTTGCCATGCACCACGGCGCGACAGATCTGGCGGCCGGTAACTACAAGCTTTATCTGACCGACCAAAATGGGTGCGAAAGTTATTATAACACCTACCGGGTAGATGAGCTGCCCGAGTTAAAAGTTACGGATAACGGGCAAACAGGCAACGAACAATGTGGGTTGAAAAGCGGTTACGTAAGTAACGTAACTGTTGCAGGGGGATTACCACCTTATACCTACACCTGGCTTAATGCCGGCAGTGCATCAATAGGTACAACAAGCAGCATTTCAAACCTGGCGGCAGGTGCGTATACCTTAAATATTGCTGATAGCAGATGCGGGAGTATAAATGTTAACTACCAAATTCAAAACATTCCGCAGGATTTGGCAGCTCCGTCGGTAAGTGATATCCAGGTTTGTAGTCCGGGAGATGCCATTCTTTTGGTAAACAACGCGGCGGCCGACGTAGTTTACCGTTTGTACGACCAGGCTGATAGCACATCGCCATTAAGCGAACAAACCGGTGGGCGGTTTAAAATAGTTGTAACCGCTAACCGCAGTTTTTTTGTAAGCCAGGTAAATGGTACCTGCGAAAGCCCAAAAACAGAGGTAAAAGTGTCGGTAGGCTTATCTCCGCTCAGCATCGCCAATTCTTTTACCCCCAATGGTGATGGTCATAACGACTACTGGAAAATTAACAATATTGAAAGCTACCCTTCCGCAGTGGTACAGGTATTTAACCGCAACGGCCAAAAGCTCTTTGAATCAAAAGGATATGCAACACCGTTCAACGGTACCTATAATGGCAAAGCGTTGCCCGTAGGCACCTATTACTATATCATCAACCTGAATAAAAACTGTAACCTGTTATCGGGCAGCTTAACCATTTTGAGGTAA
- a CDS encoding polysaccharide deacetylase family protein, with product MKLLTRSFLFILLLTTTSITANAQAIYRKIENYKVFYGWAHHYPQDWMIIRSFENEGKSYYLLVNPQTLETKIEEPNFYQVKPMSLTDARAFFKNTPYQKALRKAEKQSVTIQDAGIESGVPKETGISLTADLCPSHRPLDKRIFTDIFNEFKKVERPVPVALSVTGIWMRQHPQDLEWLKQMQAKREIYITWINHSFNHRVSLKAPLKENFLLEPGTDISYEVLETEKAMLKNGLLPSVFFRFPGLVSDQQLVYKITDFGLIPVGTDAWLAKGQQPQAGSIVLIHGNGNEPTGVNDFIKLLQSKTQAIANKQWLLYDLRESVDEEFEGQ from the coding sequence ATGAAGTTACTCACCAGGTCTTTTTTGTTTATCTTGTTACTGACCACAACATCAATCACTGCAAACGCCCAGGCTATCTATCGTAAAATAGAAAATTATAAAGTCTTTTATGGATGGGCGCACCATTATCCGCAGGATTGGATGATTATCCGCTCGTTTGAAAACGAGGGCAAAAGCTATTACCTGCTGGTAAATCCTCAAACCCTGGAAACAAAAATTGAAGAGCCAAATTTTTACCAGGTAAAGCCAATGAGCCTAACCGATGCCCGCGCTTTTTTTAAAAATACACCTTATCAAAAGGCGCTGCGAAAAGCCGAAAAACAATCGGTAACCATACAGGATGCGGGCATTGAAAGCGGCGTTCCAAAAGAAACAGGCATCAGCCTGACGGCCGATCTTTGCCCATCTCACCGGCCATTGGATAAACGTATTTTTACAGATATTTTCAACGAGTTTAAAAAAGTAGAACGGCCGGTACCCGTGGCTTTGTCGGTAACAGGCATCTGGATGCGGCAGCACCCACAGGACCTGGAATGGCTTAAGCAAATGCAGGCTAAACGCGAAATTTACATCACCTGGATAAATCATTCCTTTAACCATCGCGTAAGCCTGAAAGCGCCGCTTAAGGAAAACTTTTTGCTGGAACCGGGTACCGATATTAGCTACGAAGTGTTAGAAACAGAAAAGGCCATGCTCAAAAACGGACTGCTGCCGTCGGTGTTTTTCAGGTTCCCGGGTTTGGTGTCTGATCAGCAATTGGTTTACAAGATAACCGATTTTGGGTTGATCCCGGTTGGAACGGATGCCTGGCTGGCCAAAGGCCAGCAACCCCAGGCTGGCAGTATTGTGCTGATACATGGCAACGGCAACGAACCTACCGGCGTTAACGATTTTATCAAGCTGCTGCAATCAAAAACCCAGGCCATAGCCAACAAGCAATGGCTGCTATATGACCTGCGCGAGAGCGTAGACGAGGAATTTGAAGGGCAATAG